The following proteins are co-located in the uncultured Draconibacterium sp. genome:
- a CDS encoding energy transducer TonB produces MFKILPFIALFSVLCLTSVAQKLKTTKQVSGIYKEVYLVDKTTGFRQGRYSVINMNTKDTVALGNFKNSARVGEWKFLDPKSSSTYIIYDYTKNEERYLNDAFLPDSFYVKIGGGFEVKKVDRPLLYTGFKDELNWRIAQQIDIPIEDLIEGNVGVSILNFIVDEMGAVKEVKIVSGFNKEIEQEINKIVMQLPGRFLPAIYNGQPVESSFYVRANIGLPVQSFDNTKLPPYIIHLDLISKKIGTTTTKRVGYATKPLSPAIKPTRN; encoded by the coding sequence ATGTTTAAAATACTCCCTTTTATCGCGCTCTTCTCTGTATTATGTTTGACTAGTGTTGCTCAAAAATTAAAAACGACAAAGCAAGTATCCGGAATTTACAAAGAAGTTTATTTGGTTGATAAAACCACCGGGTTTCGTCAGGGCAGGTATTCGGTTATAAATATGAATACCAAAGATACAGTTGCTTTAGGAAACTTTAAAAACAGTGCAAGAGTGGGTGAGTGGAAATTTCTCGATCCGAAAAGTTCGTCTACGTATATAATATATGATTATACAAAAAATGAAGAGCGGTATTTAAACGATGCTTTTTTGCCGGATTCGTTTTACGTTAAAATTGGTGGTGGTTTTGAAGTAAAAAAGGTTGACCGTCCGCTTTTATACACAGGTTTTAAAGATGAACTAAACTGGAGAATTGCTCAGCAGATTGATATTCCGATTGAGGATTTAATTGAAGGGAATGTTGGAGTGTCAATTCTCAACTTTATTGTTGATGAAATGGGGGCCGTTAAAGAAGTAAAAATAGTTTCAGGATTTAATAAAGAAATTGAGCAGGAAATAAACAAGATTGTTATGCAACTGCCCGGCAGATTTTTGCCTGCCATATATAATGGTCAACCAGTTGAGTCTTCTTTCTATGTTCGTGCTAATATTGGATTACCGGTGCAGTCGTTTGACAACACTAAATTACCGCCTTATATTATACACCTCGATTTGATTAGCAAAAAAATTGGAACGACAACCACAAAAAGAGTTGGTTACGCAACCAAACCCCTTTCGCCGGCAATAAAACCAACACGTAATTAA
- the argB gene encoding acetylglutamate kinase — translation MDRLTIIKVGGKVVEEPESLNALLNQFDHISGNKLLVHGGGRTATEIAKRLGIETKMVEGRRITDQDMLEVVTMVYGGLVNKKIVAGLQARGMNAVGLTGADLDLIKAHKRPVKDIDYGYVGDVDDVNPAELRLLINENVVPVIAPLTHDGKGQLLNTNADTIASELASELSNYFNVYLFYCFEKRGVLIDPDDESSVIYDLTVPLFNQYKNEGVISDGMIPKLENGFRAKMRGVKEILITNPENIATGRGTRLV, via the coding sequence ATGGATAGGTTAACCATTATAAAAGTAGGCGGTAAAGTGGTTGAAGAACCCGAATCGTTAAATGCACTTCTCAATCAATTTGATCATATTTCGGGAAACAAGCTGCTGGTGCACGGTGGAGGAAGAACTGCCACTGAAATAGCCAAAAGGCTTGGAATAGAAACAAAAATGGTTGAGGGCCGCAGAATTACCGACCAGGACATGCTTGAGGTAGTTACCATGGTTTACGGAGGTTTGGTAAACAAAAAAATTGTGGCAGGATTACAAGCCCGCGGCATGAATGCAGTTGGATTAACCGGGGCAGACCTGGATTTAATAAAAGCACACAAACGCCCTGTAAAAGACATCGATTATGGTTATGTTGGTGATGTTGACGATGTAAATCCGGCAGAATTACGCCTGTTGATTAACGAAAATGTGGTGCCGGTAATTGCACCTCTTACACACGATGGTAAAGGGCAGCTTTTAAATACAAATGCCGATACCATTGCTTCGGAACTGGCAAGCGAGCTGTCAAATTACTTTAATGTTTACCTATTCTATTGTTTTGAAAAACGAGGTGTACTGATCGATCCCGATGATGAGTCATCTGTTATTTATGACTTAACAGTACCGCTTTTCAATCAATACAAAAATGAAGGAGTAATCAGCGACGGAATGATTCCAAAACTTGAAAACGGTTTCCGCGCTAAAATGAGAGGCGTTAAAGAAATTCTGATTACCAATCCTGAAAACATTGCCACCGGACGAGGAACACGATTAGTGTAA
- the hisH gene encoding imidazole glycerol phosphate synthase subunit HisH: MNIVIIKYNAGNIESVNNALNRLGVNAEITADPEKIRKADKVIFPGVGEASTTMAYLRENKLDELIVSLKQPVLGICLGLQLMCSHSEENDTDCLGIFDEKVKRFVPAPGEEYITKVPHMGWNAISDLKSDIFNAELENEYVYFVHSYYAEKSEHTIATCNYILPFSAALHRDNFYATQFHPEKSGSIGAKILENFLNL, encoded by the coding sequence ATGAATATTGTAATTATAAAATACAACGCAGGAAACATTGAATCGGTAAACAACGCACTCAACCGTTTGGGTGTAAATGCTGAAATTACAGCTGATCCCGAAAAAATCAGAAAAGCCGATAAGGTTATTTTCCCCGGAGTTGGAGAAGCCAGTACTACTATGGCTTATTTGCGCGAGAACAAACTGGATGAACTGATTGTGTCGTTAAAACAACCGGTACTTGGCATTTGCCTTGGTTTACAGTTAATGTGCTCCCATTCCGAAGAAAACGATACAGATTGTCTGGGTATTTTTGATGAAAAAGTAAAACGTTTTGTTCCGGCACCCGGCGAAGAATACATTACCAAAGTTCCGCACATGGGATGGAATGCCATATCCGATTTAAAAAGCGACATTTTTAATGCTGAGTTGGAAAATGAATATGTTTATTTTGTGCATTCGTATTATGCCGAGAAAAGTGAACATACCATTGCAACCTGCAATTACATACTCCCGTTTAGTGCTGCCCTGCACCGCGACAATTTTTATGCCACCCAGTTTCACCCTGAAAAAAGCGGGAGTATTGGAGCCAAAATTTTAGAAAACTTTTTAAATCTTTAA
- a CDS encoding TlpA disulfide reductase family protein: protein MKKIVTLVFAAMFTLSAFSQLTEIPQKEIPADYGYIVKLGQQMPNISMQLTDGTTITTESLKGKVTMLQFTASWCSVCRKEMPHIESEIWQKHKENKDFVLIGVDMDEPLDKVQAFKETMKVTYPLALDPGAEIFYTFAAKNAGVTRNVIVDKTGKIVYLTRLFKEDEFQEMVEVIDLLLK from the coding sequence ATGAAAAAAATAGTTACACTTGTATTCGCAGCCATGTTCACACTCTCAGCATTTTCGCAGTTAACCGAAATTCCTCAAAAGGAAATTCCGGCCGATTACGGTTACATTGTTAAACTTGGTCAGCAAATGCCAAACATATCAATGCAGTTAACCGATGGAACAACAATTACTACCGAGTCCTTAAAAGGGAAAGTAACCATGCTTCAGTTTACAGCAAGTTGGTGTTCGGTGTGTCGAAAAGAAATGCCACACATCGAATCCGAAATCTGGCAAAAACACAAGGAGAATAAAGATTTTGTTTTAATTGGAGTTGACATGGATGAACCGCTGGATAAAGTACAAGCATTTAAGGAAACCATGAAAGTGACTTATCCTTTGGCACTGGATCCGGGAGCAGAGATATTCTACACTTTTGCAGCCAAAAATGCAGGTGTTACACGCAATGTTATTGTTGACAAAACCGGTAAAATAGTTTATTTGACCCGCCTGTTTAAAGAAGATGAATTTCAGGAAATGGTTGAGGTGATTGATTTGTTATTGAAGTGA
- the purU gene encoding formyltetrahydrofolate deformylase — translation MKTIKPLREKKDTAILLIHCPDKQGILATVTEFLNKNKGNILYLDQHVDRQEKIFYMRVEWELENFAIPPEKIGEYFDTLIGAPLQMTWKIYFSNTIPRMALFVSKMPHALFDILARYTAGEWDVEIPMIISNHETLKPVADRFGIDFHYFPINKDNKEEQEAAELKLLKENNIDFVVLARYMQILSEDFVKHFPNKVINIHHSFLPAFAGAKPYHAAHQRGVKIIGATSHYVTSELDAGPIIEQDVTRCSHVDTIQNLIRKGRDLEKIVLSQAVYKHLQRKVLVYKNRTVVFN, via the coding sequence ATGAAAACTATAAAACCTTTACGGGAAAAAAAGGATACAGCCATTTTGCTGATTCACTGCCCGGACAAACAGGGAATTCTGGCAACAGTTACCGAATTTCTGAATAAAAACAAAGGAAACATTCTTTATCTCGACCAGCATGTTGACCGTCAGGAAAAGATATTTTACATGCGCGTTGAGTGGGAATTGGAAAATTTTGCCATTCCTCCGGAAAAGATTGGTGAGTACTTTGACACGCTAATCGGTGCTCCGCTGCAAATGACATGGAAAATCTATTTCTCGAACACAATTCCTCGTATGGCACTTTTTGTATCGAAAATGCCACACGCTTTGTTCGATATTTTAGCACGTTACACTGCCGGCGAATGGGACGTTGAAATTCCGATGATTATTAGTAATCACGAAACTTTAAAACCTGTAGCAGATCGATTTGGAATTGACTTTCATTATTTCCCGATCAATAAAGACAACAAAGAAGAACAGGAAGCAGCTGAATTAAAATTGTTAAAAGAAAACAACATTGATTTTGTTGTGCTGGCACGTTACATGCAAATTTTATCGGAAGACTTTGTAAAACACTTTCCGAATAAGGTGATTAATATACACCACTCGTTTTTACCGGCATTTGCAGGTGCAAAACCATACCATGCCGCGCACCAGCGTGGAGTTAAAATTATTGGAGCAACCAGTCACTATGTAACTTCGGAGCTGGATGCAGGGCCAATTATCGAGCAGGATGTTACTCGCTGCAGCCACGTTGACACCATCCAGAATTTAATTCGCAAAGGGCGCGATTTGGAAAAAATTGTACTTTCGCAGGCAGTTTACAAACACCTGCAGCGAAAAGTACTGGTATACAAAAACCGGACAGTAGTATTTAATTAA
- the hisB gene encoding bifunctional histidinol-phosphatase/imidazoleglycerol-phosphate dehydratase HisB, with translation MKKVLFIDRDGTLNFETEDEQIDAYEKLEFLPKVFRNMYNIQKNLDYELVMVTNQDGLGTDSFPEDTFWPVQNFILKAFENEGVTFDEICIDRSFPADNLPTRKPGTAMLTKYMEGDYDLANSFVIGDRLTDIQLAKNLGAKGIFINNGDLVEEMEKQGLADVCALVSDDWDDIYACVASPQRTAEVVRTTKETDIRVWLNLDGSGVCEISTGLKFFDHMLNQIGRHSGVDLTVQVKGDLEVDEHHTIEDTALALGEAFKNAVGNKLGMERYGFCLPMDDCLAMAAIDFGGRPWLMWETEFNREMVGDMPTEMFMHFFKSFSDAALCNLNIKAEGTNEHHKIEAIFKALAKAIKMAIRRDVFNFELPSTKGKL, from the coding sequence ATGAAAAAAGTACTATTTATAGACCGCGACGGTACCTTAAATTTTGAAACCGAGGACGAGCAAATCGACGCATACGAAAAGCTGGAATTTCTGCCCAAAGTTTTCAGGAACATGTACAACATTCAAAAAAATCTGGATTACGAATTGGTGATGGTAACCAATCAGGATGGTTTGGGTACCGATTCCTTTCCGGAAGACACATTCTGGCCTGTTCAGAATTTCATTTTAAAAGCATTTGAAAACGAAGGAGTTACTTTTGATGAAATTTGTATCGACAGAAGTTTTCCGGCCGATAACTTGCCAACCCGAAAACCGGGAACTGCCATGCTTACCAAATACATGGAAGGCGATTACGATTTGGCAAACAGCTTTGTAATTGGCGACCGTTTAACCGATATTCAACTGGCTAAAAACCTTGGAGCAAAGGGCATTTTTATAAACAACGGCGACCTTGTTGAAGAGATGGAAAAACAAGGCCTTGCTGATGTTTGTGCGTTGGTTTCGGATGATTGGGACGATATTTATGCTTGTGTGGCATCGCCGCAACGAACAGCCGAAGTTGTTCGAACTACCAAGGAAACCGACATTAGAGTTTGGCTAAACCTCGATGGATCGGGAGTTTGCGAAATCTCAACCGGATTAAAATTCTTCGATCACATGTTAAACCAGATTGGAAGACACTCGGGCGTTGATTTAACGGTTCAGGTAAAAGGCGATTTGGAAGTTGACGAACACCACACCATTGAAGACACAGCACTTGCCTTGGGCGAGGCCTTTAAGAACGCCGTTGGCAACAAATTAGGCATGGAACGTTACGGTTTTTGTTTGCCCATGGATGATTGTCTGGCAATGGCAGCCATCGACTTTGGCGGACGTCCGTGGTTAATGTGGGAAACCGAATTTAATCGCGAAATGGTTGGCGACATGCCCACCGAAATGTTTATGCACTTTTTTAAATCATTTTCGGATGCAGCCTTGTGCAATTTGAACATTAAGGCAGAAGGAACAAACGAACACCATAAAATTGAGGCAATATTTAAAGCGTTGGCAAAAGCCATAAAAATGGCCATCCGCCGCGATGTTTTTAACTTTGAATTGCCATCGACAAAAGGAAAACTTTAA
- the hisC gene encoding histidinol-phosphate transaminase, whose amino-acid sequence MTKKMDINQLLRKNIQSLKPYSSARDEYTGEAMVFLDANENPFHEPYNRYPDPLQKNVKLKVSALKHIATENIFLGNGSDEPIDLLIRAFCEPGQDNIVSIDPTYGMYQVAADISGVEVRKVSLTDDFQLNTNDVLGACDTHSKIIFLCSPNNPTGNSLNKEAMLEIADSFKGLVVVDEAYIDFAPGKTLLQELEEYPNLVILQTFSKAWGMAGMRLGMAFASVEIINVLNKIKYPYNLNILTQQKALELLDKKVTVQKWVKLLIAEREKMAQLLNDLPFVEKVYPSDANFLLVNMHDAKGIYDYLVEEGIIVRDRSKIHLCASSLRITIGSSEENEILLNALKKLI is encoded by the coding sequence ATGACGAAAAAAATGGACATTAATCAACTACTTAGAAAAAATATACAATCTCTTAAACCATATTCTTCGGCAAGAGATGAGTACACAGGCGAAGCAATGGTTTTTCTCGATGCCAACGAAAATCCGTTCCACGAGCCTTACAACCGATATCCTGATCCGCTTCAAAAAAATGTAAAATTAAAAGTGTCGGCCTTAAAACACATTGCCACCGAAAACATCTTTTTGGGAAATGGAAGCGACGAGCCTATCGATTTGCTCATCCGCGCTTTTTGTGAGCCGGGTCAGGACAACATTGTAAGCATTGATCCAACCTATGGAATGTACCAGGTGGCTGCCGACATTTCAGGAGTTGAAGTGCGAAAAGTATCGTTAACCGACGATTTTCAGTTAAACACAAATGATGTGCTTGGTGCCTGCGATACTCATTCTAAAATTATTTTTCTTTGTTCGCCTAACAATCCCACAGGTAACAGTTTAAACAAAGAAGCCATGCTCGAAATTGCTGATTCGTTTAAAGGATTGGTTGTGGTTGATGAAGCATACATTGACTTTGCACCGGGGAAGACTCTTTTACAAGAATTGGAGGAGTACCCAAATCTTGTTATTCTTCAAACGTTTTCGAAAGCATGGGGAATGGCAGGGATGCGTTTGGGAATGGCATTTGCTTCGGTCGAAATAATTAATGTACTGAATAAAATAAAGTACCCGTACAACCTGAACATTCTTACCCAGCAAAAAGCACTCGAATTGCTCGATAAAAAAGTCACTGTTCAGAAATGGGTAAAACTGTTGATTGCCGAACGGGAAAAAATGGCACAATTACTAAACGACCTGCCATTTGTTGAAAAAGTTTACCCTTCGGATGCCAACTTCCTTTTGGTAAACATGCACGACGCAAAAGGCATTTACGATTATTTGGTAGAGGAAGGAATTATAGTTCGCGACCGATCGAAAATACATTTGTGTGCCAGCAGTTTGCGAATTACAATTGGCTCATCGGAAGAGAATGAGATTTTATTAAATGCCTTAAAAAAATTGATATAA
- the hisD gene encoding histidinol dehydrogenase, producing MRTYINPDKNLWSDILKRPLFDVSELYGKVQTILNEIRKNGDDALREFTEKFDGIKLDSLEVSASEITEAENLVSAELKEAIALAAKNIEVFHASQKFQIKKIETTPGVNCWQKAVAIEKVGLYIPGGTAPLFSTVLMLAIPAQIAGCKEIVLCSPPDKTGKIHPAILYAAKVAGVTQIYKLGGVQAIGAMAYGTQTVPQTYKIFGPGNQYVMAAKQLVSMNDVSIDMPAGPSEVLVVADETSNPAFVASDLLSQAEHGVDSQVVLVASNSEVIKNVTIEISTQLATLPRKEMAEKALSNSVFIVVENKEEQIDLINEYAPEHLILSTKNYLEIAEKITNAGSVFLGELTPESAGDYASGTNHTLPTNGWARSYSGVNLDSFSKKITFQEITKQGLLSIGPAIEKMAAAEQLDAHKNAVTLRLKEIRKIPK from the coding sequence ATGAGGACGTACATAAATCCTGATAAAAATTTGTGGTCCGACATTCTGAAACGTCCGCTTTTCGATGTTTCCGAATTGTATGGAAAAGTACAGACCATATTAAATGAAATTCGTAAAAATGGCGACGACGCACTTCGCGAATTTACAGAGAAATTTGACGGTATAAAGTTGGATTCGCTGGAAGTGTCTGCATCGGAAATTACTGAGGCAGAAAATCTGGTTTCAGCAGAATTAAAAGAAGCCATTGCATTGGCTGCAAAAAATATTGAAGTTTTTCATGCTTCACAAAAGTTCCAAATCAAAAAAATCGAAACTACACCGGGCGTAAATTGCTGGCAAAAAGCCGTCGCAATCGAAAAAGTAGGTTTGTATATACCCGGAGGAACTGCTCCGTTATTTTCAACCGTGCTTATGTTGGCCATTCCTGCCCAAATTGCAGGTTGTAAAGAAATTGTACTTTGTTCGCCACCCGATAAAACCGGAAAAATTCATCCAGCTATTTTGTATGCTGCTAAAGTTGCCGGAGTTACACAGATTTATAAACTTGGCGGTGTTCAGGCAATTGGTGCTATGGCTTACGGAACACAAACGGTGCCGCAAACCTATAAAATATTTGGCCCCGGAAATCAATATGTAATGGCAGCCAAACAATTGGTAAGTATGAACGATGTTTCCATTGACATGCCGGCCGGACCATCGGAAGTACTTGTTGTTGCCGACGAAACTTCAAATCCTGCATTTGTTGCCTCCGATTTGCTTTCGCAGGCTGAACATGGCGTTGACAGTCAGGTTGTTTTGGTGGCCAGTAACTCTGAAGTAATTAAGAATGTAACTATTGAAATTTCAACACAACTGGCTACTCTTCCCCGAAAAGAAATGGCTGAAAAAGCACTTTCGAACAGTGTTTTTATTGTAGTCGAAAACAAAGAAGAACAGATTGATTTGATAAACGAATATGCACCTGAACATCTGATCTTAAGTACTAAAAATTACCTGGAGATTGCTGAAAAAATTACCAACGCAGGTTCTGTCTTTCTAGGCGAATTAACACCTGAAAGTGCCGGCGATTATGCTTCGGGAACAAATCATACTTTACCAACAAATGGTTGGGCACGCTCGTATAGCGGCGTAAACCTCGATAGTTTTAGTAAAAAAATCACGTTTCAGGAAATAACAAAACAAGGACTTTTAAGCATTGGCCCGGCAATTGAGAAAATGGCCGCGGCCGAGCAACTTGATGCCCACAAAAATGCAGTAACTTTACGTTTGAAAGAAATAAGAAAGATTCCAAAATAA
- a CDS encoding EamA family transporter, whose product MTARQSILFAIPSLIWGSTWYVIKFQLGIVDPLLSVAYRFILAGIILISFCLATKRSLKFTVKEHFLALLLGLCLFGINYWFVYQAETVLTSGVVAVVFSLIIFFNIFFNALLLKGKIKIDVVIAAILGVGGTALLFKNELKSFNLNSKDSLVFLICLGGLISASLGNILSAYKQKKKIPLIQSTALGMLYGGLSMFVMVLILGKPVAFDSSLSYLSSLFYLAVFGSIIAFSTYLKLLGEIGPDRSIYIALITPAIALVISTIFEGYRWDIFALLGIVLLFSGNILALRFKSKKISA is encoded by the coding sequence ATGACCGCAAGACAATCCATATTATTTGCCATTCCATCCCTGATTTGGGGATCAACCTGGTATGTCATCAAATTTCAGCTCGGAATTGTAGATCCACTTCTATCAGTGGCCTATCGATTTATTTTAGCCGGAATTATATTGATCTCGTTTTGTTTGGCCACCAAAAGAAGTTTAAAGTTTACAGTTAAAGAGCATTTTTTAGCGCTGCTTCTAGGACTTTGCCTTTTTGGAATAAACTACTGGTTTGTTTACCAGGCCGAAACGGTATTAACAAGTGGTGTGGTTGCTGTTGTTTTTTCGCTCATTATCTTTTTTAATATCTTCTTTAATGCTTTGCTTCTAAAAGGAAAAATTAAAATTGATGTGGTTATCGCCGCCATTCTTGGCGTTGGAGGAACAGCACTACTGTTTAAAAATGAATTAAAGTCCTTCAATTTAAACAGCAAAGATTCACTGGTTTTCCTTATCTGTTTGGGCGGTCTAATCAGTGCCTCGCTCGGAAACATTTTATCGGCTTACAAACAGAAGAAAAAAATTCCGCTCATCCAATCCACGGCTCTGGGTATGTTATACGGAGGTTTAAGCATGTTTGTAATGGTCCTTATTTTAGGAAAACCGGTTGCCTTCGACAGTTCTTTAAGCTACCTGAGTTCGTTATTCTATTTAGCAGTTTTTGGCTCTATAATCGCCTTTTCAACCTATTTAAAGTTACTGGGTGAAATTGGCCCCGACCGTTCGATTTACATTGCATTGATAACACCCGCTATCGCACTTGTTATATCTACAATATTTGAAGGCTACCGCTGGGATATATTCGCTCTTTTGGGAATAGTTTTACTATTTTCGGGCAATATTCTTGCACTACGATTTAAAAGCAAAAAAATAAGCGCATGA
- the hisG gene encoding ATP phosphoribosyltransferase, giving the protein MENKIKIAIQTKGRLNEDSMNLINEAGIGLKMGRRTLVSEAKNFPMDALFLRDDDIPQTVADGVADIGVVGENEMAEKNENVVIAKRLGFSKCRLSLAIPKSIEYSGIEFFEGKKIATSYPVILKKFLDEKNIKAEIHVISGSVEIAPGIGLADAIFDIVSSGSTLVSNRLKEVEVVMQSEAVLIANPNLSAEKQEILDELIFRIESVQRAEGKKYILLNVPNEKIEEITGLLPGMKAPTLVPLAKEGWSSMHSVIEEDDFWEVIGRLKKAGAEGILVIPIEKMIF; this is encoded by the coding sequence ATGGAAAACAAAATTAAAATTGCCATTCAGACAAAAGGAAGATTAAACGAAGATTCGATGAACCTGATTAACGAAGCAGGAATTGGATTAAAAATGGGAAGAAGAACATTGGTTTCTGAAGCCAAAAATTTTCCGATGGACGCCTTGTTTCTGCGCGACGATGACATTCCGCAAACAGTAGCCGATGGCGTTGCAGACATTGGTGTGGTTGGCGAAAACGAAATGGCAGAAAAAAACGAAAACGTTGTAATTGCCAAACGTCTTGGTTTTAGTAAATGCCGTTTATCGCTGGCCATTCCAAAATCAATTGAGTACAGCGGCATCGAGTTTTTTGAAGGCAAAAAAATTGCCACTTCATATCCTGTTATTCTTAAAAAGTTTTTGGACGAAAAAAATATTAAAGCTGAAATTCATGTTATTTCGGGTTCGGTAGAAATTGCTCCTGGAATTGGTTTGGCCGATGCCATTTTCGATATTGTAAGTTCAGGATCTACTTTGGTTAGTAACCGATTAAAAGAAGTTGAAGTAGTGATGCAATCGGAAGCCGTTCTTATTGCTAATCCTAACCTTTCTGCCGAGAAACAGGAAATTCTTGACGAATTGATTTTCCGCATCGAATCGGTGCAACGTGCTGAAGGTAAAAAATATATTTTATTAAATGTACCCAACGAAAAAATAGAAGAAATAACAGGTTTACTTCCCGGTATGAAAGCACCAACTCTGGTACCGTTAGCAAAAGAAGGCTGGAGTTCGATGCACTCGGTAATTGAAGAAGATGACTTTTGGGAGGTAATTGGCCGACTGAAAAAAGCCGGTGCCGAAGGTATTTTGGTAATTCCGATTGAGAAAATGATTTTTTAA
- a CDS encoding glycoside hydrolase family 88 protein, protein MNKIIIALLCSFLIGGTGFAQKADNAKLFKDSYIKKTMTRALDWQLKNPKHKLYDWTNGAYYAGVFAAYETTGSKKIWKAMYEMGEANEWKPGPRLQHADDHVICQTYIDMYRVSGEKKMIEPFTATMEEFMTTPYETGRINKITWWWCDALFMGPAAFVKLGVTLDDDRYLKLNDKLWKETYDLLYDKEYSLYARDINYKWNEPGIDPIKEANGKKIFWSRGNGWVMGGLVRTIAELPEDYPTRNFYIDNFKEMAAAIVSLQQEDGLWRASLLDPESYPGGEASGSGFYCYALAWGINNGILDKETYLPAVEKAWVGLNGLIQPDGHVGWCQPIGADPKKNFEANSWEVYGTGAFLLAGSEVIKLKK, encoded by the coding sequence ATGAATAAAATTATTATTGCACTATTGTGTAGTTTCCTGATTGGAGGAACAGGCTTTGCTCAAAAAGCCGATAACGCAAAACTTTTCAAAGATTCGTACATTAAAAAAACCATGACCAGAGCTTTAGACTGGCAGTTAAAAAATCCGAAGCACAAGTTGTACGACTGGACAAACGGAGCGTATTACGCCGGGGTTTTTGCTGCTTACGAAACAACAGGCTCGAAAAAGATTTGGAAAGCCATGTACGAAATGGGTGAAGCCAATGAGTGGAAACCCGGACCACGTTTGCAACATGCCGATGATCATGTTATCTGTCAAACTTACATCGATATGTATCGCGTTTCGGGAGAAAAGAAAATGATTGAACCATTTACTGCCACTATGGAGGAGTTTATGACCACTCCGTACGAAACGGGCAGAATTAATAAAATTACCTGGTGGTGGTGCGATGCCTTATTTATGGGGCCGGCAGCTTTTGTGAAACTTGGTGTAACGCTTGATGATGACAGGTACCTGAAATTAAACGATAAACTGTGGAAAGAAACATACGATTTGTTGTACGACAAAGAATACAGTTTGTATGCGCGCGATATTAACTACAAGTGGAACGAACCCGGTATTGATCCGATAAAAGAAGCCAATGGTAAAAAGATTTTTTGGTCGCGTGGAAACGGTTGGGTTATGGGTGGATTAGTTCGCACCATTGCCGAATTACCGGAAGATTATCCAACCCGGAATTTTTACATCGATAATTTTAAAGAAATGGCAGCGGCAATTGTTTCGCTACAGCAGGAAGATGGTTTGTGGCGTGCCAGTTTGCTTGATCCGGAATCATATCCTGGAGGCGAAGCAAGTGGATCGGGATTTTACTGTTATGCTTTGGCATGGGGAATAAACAATGGCATTCTCGACAAGGAAACATATTTACCGGCAGTTGAAAAAGCCTGGGTGGGATTAAACGGATTAATTCAACCGGATGGTCATGTGGGATGGTGTCAGCCAATTGGAGCCGATCCGAAAAAGAATTTCGAGGCAAACAGTTGGGAGGTTTATGGAACTGGTGCTTTTTTGCTTGCGGGAAGCGAAGTAATTAAACTGAAGAAATAG